The Nocardia sp. NBC_01503 sequence GATCGCCGAACCCGAGGGCGGTGCGTACGCCGCCCACACCTTCACCCTCAACGGCCTTACAACCCGATTCCGCACGGGCAAAACCACTCCCACCAAGGTCGGCCAATTCGTCACCGTCTGGACCAGATCCCTCGCCGGCCCGATCCGCCCATTCGACACCACCGATGCCATAGACCTGGTCGTAGTCAGCACCCGCAGCTCCGAGCACTTCGGCCACTTCGTCTTCACGATGGACACTCTCAGCCGACACGGCATCACATCGGTGAACGGCACCGCCGGTAAACGCGCCTTCCGTGTCTACCCACCATGGGTAGACGCCCCCAACCGCCAGGCAACCGCGGCCCAGTCCTGGCAACTCGACCACTTCCTGTACCTGCCGACGAACGCG is a genomic window containing:
- a CDS encoding MepB family protein, yielding MSNAWSDVTPLPDDLLAAKSLVYDPCGFTCSQPIAEPEGGAYAAHTFTLNGLTTRFRTGKTTPTKVGQFVTVWTRSLAGPIRPFDTTDAIDLVVVSTRSSEHFGHFVFTMDTLSRHGITSVNGTAGKRAFRVYPPWVDAPNRQATAAQSWQLDHFLYLPTNAPIDIARARSLYGHATV